Proteins encoded in a region of the Zea mays cultivar B73 chromosome 2, Zm-B73-REFERENCE-NAM-5.0, whole genome shotgun sequence genome:
- the LOC109944605 gene encoding protein ALP1-like, giving the protein MSHSHSDEDSYSSDSEEETLMLVNLLVLNIEARRHLQRRSRLPRRVIHRDHFRGENLIHHHYFAENPVYPPHVFRRRFRMSRPLFLRILQGLQQHDSYFTQRVDATGMPGLGPLQKVCAALRVLAYGLPSDAVDEYIQIGESTARECLHHFCRGIIAYFSGWYLRTPNEADITRIMHHSESRGFPGMLGSIDCMHWEWRNCPTAWRGQFCGRNGRASMILEAVATYDLWIWHAFFGMPGTNNDVNVLHRSPVFDPMTSGRMPPVHYTVNGNAYNFGYYLADGIYPNWPTFVKAIRHPYEQKKVYFTQMQESCRKDIERAFGVLQARWAVLRGPAYGWDRNRLTEIITACIIMHNMIVEDEGPFASNTDFGDNTSTSQPPHLIAEGRAEWVINHFDLRRQERSCSLQNDLVEHLWARRGSM; this is encoded by the exons ATGTCTCACAGCCATAGCGATGAAGACTCATACTCGAGTGATAGTGAGGAGGAAACACTTATGCTTGTCAATCTTCTTGTCCTAAACATAGAGGCGAGACGCCACCTCCAAAGACGGTCCCGTTTGCCTCGACGGGTTATTCATAGAGATCATTTTCGTGGAGAAAATCTTATCCATCATCACTACTTCGCCGAGAACCCTGTGTATCCACCCCACGTCTTTCGTAGAAG GTTCCGCATGAGTAGGCCTCTCTTCCTGAGAATCTTGCAAGGTCTTCAACAACATGATTCGTACTTTACACAACGGGTAGACGCAACTGGTATGCCTGGTCTAGGTCCACTACAAAAAGTTTGTGCGGCATTGCGGGTACTAGCATATGGGTTACCTTCAGATGCTGTAGACGAGTACATTCAAATAGGGGAGTCCACAGCTAGGGAATGCCTTCATCATTTCTGTCGAGGTATCATTGCATACTTCAGTGGATGGTACCTACGAACTCCTAACGAAGCTGACATAACACGCATCATGCACCATAGCGAATCAAGGGGTTTCCCAGGGATGTTGGGTTCTatagattgcatgcattgggagtggcggAACTGTCCTACCGCATGGCGTGGTCAGTTTTGTGGCAGAAATGGTCGAGCGTCAATGATCCTAGAAGCAGTGGCAACGTATGACCTTTGGATTTGGCATGCTTTCTTTGGCATGCCCGGGACAAACAACGACGTGAACGTGCTCCACCGATCACCAGTTTTCGACCCCATGACATCTGGCCGAATGCCACCTGTGCATTACACAGTTAATGGTAATGCATATAACTTCGGATATTACCTTGCTGATGGTATTTACCCGAACTGGCCAACTTTCGTAAAAGCTATAAGGCACCCCTATGAGCAAAAGAAAGTCTATTTCACACAAATGCAGGAAAGTTGTCGAAAGGATATTGAGCGTGCATTTGGAGTTCTTCAAGCTAGGTGGGCGGTGCTGCGAGGTCCAGCATATGGATGGGATCGGAATCGTTTAACTGAAATTATAACTGCTTGCATCATaatgcacaacatgattgttgAAGACGAAGGGCCATTTGCATCTAATACTGATTTTGGAGATAACACTTCAACGAGCCAACCACCACATCTAATTGCTGAAGGAAGGGCAGAATGGGTGATTAACCACTTCGATCTTCGTCGCCAAGAAAGATCTTGCTCCCTCCAAAATGACCTTGTCGAGCATTTGTGGGCTCGGCGTGGTAGCATGTAA